Proteins encoded in a region of the Planococcus citri chromosome 1, ihPlaCitr1.1, whole genome shotgun sequence genome:
- the amx gene encoding TM2 domain-containing protein almondex yields MIYMFISVLFICHARCNDFSEKASSDLLHSQDNSFEDESNACKNLQRNCSNLDYICMNCSNYTPDCIYGDDYNITCKVHDDSKCLGERTFQKTARCQYCYQTENWEHTCEPKNHCISVASPPQYYKTNCTVHDDVICLGNRTFLKKLRCNWTRGHKWSTALILSITLGGFGADRFYLGHWQEGIGKLFSFGGLGVWTLVDVLLIAIRYLGPADGSFYV; encoded by the exons ATGATTTACATGTTCATAAGTGTTCTATTTATATGTCATGCACGATGCAATG ATTTCTCCGAAAAAGCGTCGTCTGATTTATTACACTCGCAAGATAACAGCTTCGAG GATGAATCAAACGCTTGTAAAAATCTTCAGAGGAACTGTTCAAATTTAGATTACATTTGTATGAATTGTTCTAATTACACCCCTGATTGCATTTATGGAGATGATTATAATATCACTTGCAAAGTTCACGACGATAGTAAATGCTTG GGAGAACgcacatttcaaaaaactgcaagATGCCAGTATTGTTATCAAACTGAAAATTGGGAGCACACGTGTGAACCAAAAAATCATTGCATATCGGTAGCTTCTCCACCTCAATATTACAA aaCAAACTGCACCGTACATGATGATGTCATTTGCCTTGGAAATAGAacattcctcaaaaaattgagatgtaaTTGGACCCGAGGACATAAATGGTCAACAGCACTAATATTGAGTATTACTTTGGGTGGATTTGGAGcagatag GTTTTACTTGGGCCATTGGCAAGAAGGTATTGGTAAATTATTTAGTTTTGGAGGACTTGGTGTGTGGACTCTAGTCGACGTTTTATTAATCGCAATTCGATATTTGGGACCCGCAGATGGTTCATTCTACGTGTAA
- the LOC135831962 gene encoding pyroglutamyl-peptidase 1 isoform X1, which yields MTDNRSTVVVTGFGPFGIHLKNASWEAVKLLPSMHLEEECNVRLITEEIPVTYDDVDTIVPQLWNKYQPLLMVHAGVSHIAKCLTLESCANKSGYCKSDAKECILLNGINSFGNEEHLKTKLDLNNISSEASQFSVNLCISDDASRYLCEYIYYTSLNINTCNTIFVHVPMINAEYSASKIAEHLKLIIKLALKQLREL from the exons ATGACAGACAATAGATCAACCGTTGTGGTTACAGGATTTGGACCTTTTGgcattcatttaaaaaatgccaGTTGGGAAGCTGTCAAGTTGTTGCCGAGTATGCATTTAGAAGAAGAATGCAATGTTCGATTAATCACTGAAGAAATCCCGGTGACTTACGATGATGTTGATACAATCGTACCTCAGCTTTGGAACAAATATCAACCATTG CTGATGGTTCATGCTGGTGTTTCACATATCGCCAAATGTTTAACTTTGGAATCCTGTGCTAATAAAAGCGGCTACTGTAAAAGTGATGCTAAAGAATGCATTTTGTTGAATGGAATTAATTCGTTCGGCAATGAAGAGCATTTGAAGACAAAACTTGATTTAAACAACATTTCATCAGAAGCGTCCCAATTCTCAGTGAATTTATGTATATCTGATGATGCGAGCAG GTACTTGTGTGAATACATTTATTACACATCATTGAACATTAACACTTGTAATACAATTTTCGTCCATGTACCAATGATTAATGCCGAGTATTCAGCTTCAAAAATAGCCGAACATCTTAAACTAATTATTAAATTGGCGTTAAAACAATTACGAGAACTGTAA
- the LOC135831962 gene encoding pyroglutamyl-peptidase 1 isoform X2 has protein sequence MHLEEECNVRLITEEIPVTYDDVDTIVPQLWNKYQPLLMVHAGVSHIAKCLTLESCANKSGYCKSDAKECILLNGINSFGNEEHLKTKLDLNNISSEASQFSVNLCISDDASRYLCEYIYYTSLNINTCNTIFVHVPMINAEYSASKIAEHLKLIIKLALKQLREL, from the exons ATGCATTTAGAAGAAGAATGCAATGTTCGATTAATCACTGAAGAAATCCCGGTGACTTACGATGATGTTGATACAATCGTACCTCAGCTTTGGAACAAATATCAACCATTG CTGATGGTTCATGCTGGTGTTTCACATATCGCCAAATGTTTAACTTTGGAATCCTGTGCTAATAAAAGCGGCTACTGTAAAAGTGATGCTAAAGAATGCATTTTGTTGAATGGAATTAATTCGTTCGGCAATGAAGAGCATTTGAAGACAAAACTTGATTTAAACAACATTTCATCAGAAGCGTCCCAATTCTCAGTGAATTTATGTATATCTGATGATGCGAGCAG GTACTTGTGTGAATACATTTATTACACATCATTGAACATTAACACTTGTAATACAATTTTCGTCCATGTACCAATGATTAATGCCGAGTATTCAGCTTCAAAAATAGCCGAACATCTTAAACTAATTATTAAATTGGCGTTAAAACAATTACGAGAACTGTAA
- the LOC135831963 gene encoding small ribosomal subunit protein uS4, with translation MVNTRVPTVCRKTYVTPRRPYEKARLDQELKIIGEYGLRNKREVWRVKYTLAKIRKAARELLTLDEKEPKRLFEGNALLRRLVRIGVLDENRMKLDYVLGLKIEDFLERRLETQVFKLGLAKSIHHARVLIRQRHIRVHKQVVNVPSFIVRLDSQKHIDFSLKSPFGSGRPGRVKRKNLRKAQGKNQEVAEDDED, from the exons ATGGTCAACACAAGAGTTCCGACAGTATGTCGTAAAACTTACGTTACGCCAAGGCGGCCTTATGAGAAAGCCAGATTAGACcaagaattgaaaatcatcGGAGAATACGGTTTACGTAACAAACGAGAAGTATGGCGAGTAAAATATACGTTGGCGAAAATTCGAAAAGCTGCTAGAGAATTATTAACTCTTGATGAGAAAGAACCTAAACGTCTTTTCGAAG GAAACGCTCTGTTGAGAAGATTGGTTCGAATTGGTGTATTAGACGAAAACCGTATGAAACTTGATTATGTGTTGGGTTTGAAAATCGAAGATTTCTTAGAACGACGTTTGGAAACACAG GTATTCAAATTAGGCTTAGCTAAGTCAATTCATCACGCCCGTGTTTTGATCCGTCAAAGACATATCAG GGTTCATAAACAAGTTGTAAATGTACCAAGTTTTATTGTGCGACTTGACTCTCAAAAACACATAGACTTTTCGCTGAAATCTCCCTTTGGTAGCGGAAGACCTGGACGTGtaaagaggaaaaatttgaggaaagCTCAAGGAAAGAACCAAGAAGTTGCCGAAGACGACGAAGATTAA
- the Nelf-E gene encoding negative elongation factor E, whose protein sequence is MVYLHFPSNLTEEEMMLQAKYQKLKRKKKAAINKKTPRPEPERSPVKVSKGPKMEARDAREVAKKLLKSGAISPIVKASKRSESEGFKRPSRFRSMDKKLTEEKTVAGYQPFASSPIEDREEGKTAFSPKVKGLYDSFVSEKTLESKNDTERPESSKIDKQPKQGNTIFVSGYKINEEFLRKTFAQFGNIISVTMESEKNRGFVTFKKPDSSDKAIADMDGRTISGNTLKVSIAKRQLMNSSSSSASPIATASSNETSRPVGWVDIAEKYSQKGNYVDKREAIEYEEDLFSS, encoded by the exons ATGGTTTACTTGCACTTTCCTTCGAATTTAACGGAAGAAGAAATGATGTTACAAGCTAAATATCAGAAATTGAAGAGAAAA aaaaaagctGCTATCAATAAGAAAACTCCAAGACCGGAACCCGAAAGGTCTCCTGTAAAAGTATCTAAAGGACCAAAAATGGAAGCCAGAGATGCTCGtgaagttgccaaaaaattattaaaatctggTGCCATTTCACCCATAGTGAAAGCTTCCAAACGTTCAGAAAGCGAAGGTTTCAAAAGACCTTCGAGGTTCAGAAGCATGGATAAAAAACTGACTGAAGAAAAAACTGTTGCCGGGTATCAACCTTTCGCTTCCTCTCCTATAGAAGACCGGGAAGAGGGTAAAACTGCCTTTAGTCCAAAAGTTAAA GGATTGTATGATAGCTTCGTTTCTGAGAAAACTTTAGAATCCAAGAATGACACAGAGAGACCAGAGAGCTCCAAGATAGATAAACAACCCAAACAGGGAAATACCATATTTGTTTCTGGATACAAAATAAAtgaggaatttttgagaaaaactttcGCTCAGTTTGGAAATATTATTAGTGTAACGATggaatctgaaaaaaa TCGTGGATTTGTTACTTTTAAAAAACCCGACTCTTCGGATAAAGCAATTGCCGAT ATGGATGGGAGAACAATCAGTGGTAATACATTGAAGGTATCTATTGCGAAAAGGCAACTAATGAACAGTTCCAGTAGTAGTGCTAGTCCGATTGCTACCGCATCATCCAATGAAACTTCTAGGCCTGTTGGTTGGGTTGATATCG ctgaAAAATATTCCCAGAAAGGTAATTACGTTGATAAACGAGAAGCTATTGAGTATGAGGAAGATCTCTTCTCGTCGTGA
- the IntS14 gene encoding integrator complex subunit 14, with amino-acid sequence MPTIIAIDVSLSMFYKVSGFETGEKHSRLQLAIHAVNILLDYLSIHSKLEYVATVAYSSKAEIISSFTRDYELIKTKLSGLEVKDKTNYESLIKLLNRMVISEWGSCTPCQIILITDGSSSFESLVPTATTTMSFPSSVTIASIAPADDMYSPIAMQKILKFFDSSGKVVKTDSNVDIDSLTTFMRDLAKENYSSSNAALKCGGIVSKIQLLPPPMPYTSLIDFEMKTNQVSNVIEICGFIDNVDVGTPAAVSRHLVLPIAGTQENTVLESFEDMEVDEGTSHDDGKIPSFCVLLHGALKVENMVALCELGSNWYGILFSWTDSKKRSNLMLIVLEPEKVSVPWIGNFKYLGTLPNENIAPETDECFPVRPPEKRSYNQNLVVWVKQSGLQSDVQKILRQARKLPEKTNNFYKELNRLRRAAISFGFVELLDGVADIFERECTMLPGSAHPDCALQLTHSAGILRRPVARDAKYSIPPMRTKFVSGIESYGKI; translated from the exons ATGCCTACTATTATAGCCATAGACGTATCTTTGTCAATGTTCTACAAAGTATCCGGATTTGAAACCGGCGAAAAGCACTCTCGACTACAGTTAGCGATTCATGCCGTTAATATTTTGCTAGATTATTTGAGTATCCATTCTAAGTTAGAATACGTCGCAACG GTCGCTTACTCTTCCAAGGCCGAAATTATTTCATCGTTTACTCGAGATTATGAACTTATTAAAACGAAACTATCTGGGTTGGAGGTGAAAGATAAAACGAATTATGAATCTCTAATAAAACTGCTCAATCGCATGGTTATCAGCGAATGGGGAAGCTGTACTCCTTGTCAG ataattttaatCACAGATGGAAGTTCCTCGTTTGAATCATTGGTCCCTACAGCAACGACAACGATGAGCTTTCCGTCATCTGTCACCATTGCGTCAATTGCTCCGGCAGACGATATGTACTCACCGATAGCTATGCAGAAAATATTGAAGTTCTTTGATTCCAGTGGTAAAGTAGTCAAAACTGATTCCAACGTTGATATCGATTCATTAACTACATTCATGCGAGATTTAGCCAAAGAAAATTATTCGTCGAGTAATGCTGCACTCAAATGTGGTGGTATTGTGTCGAAAATTCAACTATTACCGCCACCCATG CCTTATACTTCattgattgattttgaaatgaagaCTAATCAAGTCAGTAATGTGATCGAAATTTGTGGCTTCATCGATAACGTAGATGTTGGAACGCCAGCAGCAGTTTCTCGCCATCTTGTGTTACCCATCGCAGGTACCCAAGAAAACACAGTATTAGAAAGTTTCGAAGATATGGAAGTTGATGAGGGAACATCTCACGACGATGGAAAAATACCCTCATTTTGCGTTTTACTGCACGGCGCTTTAAAA GTTGAAAATATGGTTGCTTTATGTGAATTGGGTTCAAACTGGTATGGTATCTTATTCTCATGGACGGATAGTAAAAAACGATCGAATTTAATGCTGATTGTATTAGAACCTGAAAAAGTTTCAGTCCCTTGGATAGGAAATTTTAAGTATTTAGGAACTTTACCCAACGAAAACATTGCTCCTG AGACAGATGAATGTTTTCCTGTCCGTCCTCCAGAGAAACGAAGTTATAATCAGAATTTGGTTGTATGGGTGAAACAGTCAGGTTTGCAATCAgacgttcaaaaaatattaagacAAGCCAGAAAGTTGCCTGAAAAGACTAACAATTTCTATAAA gaACTGAATCGATTGAGAAGAGCAGCAATTTCTTTCGGATTCGTTGAGTTATTAGACGGAGTAGCTGACATATTCGAAAGAGAATGTACTATGTTACCAGGATCTGCACATCCGGATTGTGCTCTTCAGTTGACTCACTCTGCGGGAATACTGAGAAGACCAGTGGCCAGAGATGCAAAATATTCGATACCGCCCATGAgaacaaaatttgtttctgGAATTGAATCATATGGGAAAATATGA
- the LOC135831951 gene encoding ubiquitin carboxyl-terminal hydrolase 2-like, translating into MIPDSVSSVATTTKSAITSALNDYRYYSTLSSKFNNTPTYLTSNSSLIKSHPTRYSNLFTSSASKTYEPSDTSRCLTSRTAFKPDDYSSYSKPLIRDKYTKSSSYDTSKKKSLQISPTYSSSKYQSSNYRTSSLPPTTYVSKTVDSAILDGNANYRSTNGDSSYLERRLSAVKSNSTLGLRKHINDCTSNMCNLNDSYGSSNNVKKDSEQSKRDYCSSNYKRFSERHSGNDDANSNDETAGKWSGLRNIGNTCYMNSILQSLGSTKQLKEYLINKSYIKDINQDGKLISAFGNLITKLWSVSSSSAVDVSSFKDIFQRLAPQFAGYEQHDAQEFLRFLIDKLHADVNRVRTKPKNLPEISDNLSDNTLASEHWKRYLMSENSFILELFVGQLKSTLQCLVCGNKSVTFEIFWDLSLPLPTYSSYSSTVTLADILRNFTQEEILDNREKPRCSRCKIEQRMAKSYSFQKLPKYLVLHLKRFQTTNSYKKLSTLVEFPLTTLDMSPFLAKSVITSPKRYDLYAISNHNGTPFMGHYTANCKHPSTGEWYNCNDSTVTKISSQKLVNADAYILFYEAVD; encoded by the coding sequence ATGATACCAGATAGTGTTTCATCCGTTGCAACAACTACGAAATCAGCCATTACATCTGCGTTAAATGATTACAGGTATTACAGTACGTTAAGTTCTAAGTTTAATAACACTCCTACATACTTAACCTCGAATTCTTCGTTAATAAAATCTCATCCTACGAGATACAGCAATTTGTTTACTTCTTCCGCATCGAAAACCTACGAGCCTTCTGATACGAGTAGATGTTTGACGTCAAGAACTGCATTCAAACCGGACGATTATTCATCGTATTCAAAACCATTAATCCGAGATAAATATACCAAATCTTCTAGTTATGATACGTCAAAGAAGAAATCGTTGCAAATCTCGCCTACGTATTCATCGAGTAAATACCAATCCAGTAATTATCGCACTTCATCTCTGCCGCCGACAACGTATGTTTCCAAGACAGTCGATTCGGCGATTTTAGATGGAAATGCCAACTACCGAAGTACTAATGGAGATAGTAGTTACTTAGAAAGAAGACTGAGTGCTGTCAAATCAAATTCTACATTAGGATTGCGGAAACATATAAACGACTGTACCAGTAACATGTGTAATCTTAATGATAGCTACGGCAGTAGTAACAATGTGAAAAAAGATTCCGAACAGAGTAAGAGAGATTACTGCTCGAGTAATTATAAAAGATTCAGCGAACGACATTCAGGCAACGACGACGCCAACAGCAACGACGAAACAGCTGGAAAGTGGTCCGGTTTAAGAAACATTGGTAACACCTGCTACATGAATTCCATATTGCAGAGTCTTGGAAGCACAAAACAATTGAAAGAGTACTTGATCAACAAGTCGTACATTAAAGATATCAATCAAGATGGGAAATTGATCAGCGCTTTTGGTAATCTAATTACCAAATTGTGGTCGGTTTCTTCATCAAGCGCCGTCGATGTATCTTCGTTTAAAGACATATTTCAAAGATTAGCTCCTCAGTTTGCCGGATACGAACAGCACGATGCTCaagaatttttacgttttttgatCGATAAATTGCATGCAGACGTGAATCGAGTACGAactaaaccaaaaaatttacctgaaatCAGTGATAATCTGTCCGACAATACATTAGCCTCTGAACATTGGAAGAGATATTTGATGTCGGAGAATAGTTTTATTCTCGAATTATTCGTCGGTCAATTGAAATCAACGTTGCAGTGTTTAGTTTGTGGTAATAAAAGCGTCACATTTGAAATATTCTGGGATTTATCTTTACCTTTGCCAACCTACTCATCATATAGCAGTACCGTTACTTTAGCTGATATTCTACGTAACTTTACTCAAGAAGAAATTCTCGATAACAGAGAAAAACCGCGATGCTCCAGATGTAAAATAGAACAAAGAATGGCAAAATCTTACTCGTTTCAAAAGCTTCCCAAGTACTTGGTGTTACATTTGAAGCGTTTCCAAACTACCAACAGTTACAAAAAACTGTCTACCTTAGTCGAGTTCCCATTGACCACTTTAGACATGTCACCGTTTTTAGCTAAATCCGTTATTACCAGTCCGAAAAGATACGATTTATATGCTATTTCCAATCATAATGGCACCCCTTTCATGGGTCATTACACTGCGAATTGTAAACATCCATCGACTGGTGAATGGTATAATTGTAATGACTCGACAGTTACCaaaatttcttctcaaaaattggtGAACGCCGATGCATATATTCTGTTTTATGAAGCAGTTGACTGA
- the Mat89Ba gene encoding nucleolar protein 6 yields the protein MKPVPGTPSTNKISGEKRKAEENVPKSSKKSKKFHNKVNPPTAEEINRLRETENVFHSNLFRLQIEETLKEVTIKEATGNKIASLVESIMEFLRSAEVSVCLKLSKGDVFDLHSIVPPMKSNPNCVDTVFTFMKPKSVDIIGSFNLECVVKGFTNIDIGVVMPKAMFLKEDYLNEKYLRKKNYYLCCLASKLHESAEKLSVDPNIQFTMRNCRDKPLILINPATKKLKKFNILIHCFPEMGTFKETRFSPAYNNVRYGWYFNSALKNDNAVKLNFPTPYYNSLICQDLVSLKNEEIRLEMFNSNQNLKDALILLKIWLHQRRLDVGPICFSGYLMSMFIVYLMKNKKLNRHMSSYQIIRNVWVALDQSNWHINGISLFDFTDETRHFFESFQQAYDVVFIDATGNANVASSLDLNIYLLVKSESKYAVECLDNQAANFYAALFMTPLSLPQYCDQILCFKNSSVIEKTVEKHSDLQVRLDLRQDSLIQFSKIITNLLKKALGDRIIQIFPFFASDSSSWSIFQPMPRSGGVSFGIRINPEFALNIIDKGPVANLPEAEEFRKFWGEKSELRRFKDGNVCETVPWASSTDSLKQKRSIVRNVVKYIMKKTLQIEDQLYIYVLDQVEDAVYDSLKDIFEIKGTIEEITLNVLSSFDNLSKQLRELDDEIPLPITSIQGTSPVFRYSDPFPVLPNATTTLKKAQTCVNDVSIFDENQVVKYIPYYVPVLEGTIHFALSNKWPEDLGAIRSLQTAFYIKLSGIIKQKFGFVSVPYNTHLDVLKDGFIFRLQISNNNEITAVKRLVNDEGLIEYRDNEESWYLEKKVIQLPTLNSAIHGLHQQFPAFGTTCTISKRWLRCHLIDDHHFPDICVDLLVSYLFLYPQPYFTAHQPQTMFIRFLNLLSSGNWHIEPVVVNFNNELSREDIVEIDSFFNLNRSSLPALFIVTPFDKSGITWTKEEPSLIILNRVAKLANAALRSLEASLFLNNSCESILKIFRPPLKGYDLLIWTKHEINPLRWLTIGADKNSLPPIKTSPEYDQLPILDFHPVKLFVNELRENYREFCIFLYDFYGGNVIGAVLKPDVHLPKEFKVSNMKCRKLVDGKLVFDIDALIDDFYIQGKGIVSHIEKNNENK from the exons atgaaaccagtTCCAGGTACACCGTCTACTAACAAAATCTCTggcgaaaaaagaaaa gcTGAAGAAAATGTACCAAAGTCGagtaaaaaatccaagaaattcCATAATAAAGTAAATCCTCCCACTGCAGAAGAAATCAATCGCCTTCGAGAAACTGAGAATGTCTTtcattcaaatttattcagattgCAAATTGAGGAAACATTGAAAGAAGTGACCATTAAAGAGGCTACTGGTAATAAGATCGCCTCTTTGGTTGAAAGTATTATGGAATTTTTACGTTCAGCTGAAGTGTCAGTTTGCTTGAAA CTTTCTAAGGGCGATGTCTTTGATCTACATAGTATCGTGCCGCCTATGAAATCCAACCCAAATTGTGTAGATACCGTTTTTACATTCATGAAACCGAAGTCAGTTGATATTATTGGGTCATTCAACCTGGAGTGTGTCGTCAAAGGGTTTACGAATATTGATATCGGAGTTGTGATGCCAAAA GCGATGTTTCTAAAAGAAGATTATTTGAATGAGAAATACCTCAGAAAGAAGAATTATTATTTATGTTGTTTAGCTTCAAAATTACACGAGTCAGCTGAAAAGTTGTCCGTCGATCCTAATATTCAATTCACCATGCGAAACTGCAGAGATAAACCTTTAATATTGATCAACCCAGCgactaaaaaactgaaaaaatttaatatcttgATACATTGTTTTCCTGAGATGGGAACTTTTAAAGAAACAAGATTTTCTCCTGCTTACAATAATGTTCGTTATGGATGGTACTTCAATTCagctttaaaaaatgataacg ctgtaaaattgaatttccctACTCCTTATTATAATTCACTTATCTGTCAAGATTtggtttcattgaaaaatgaagaaatcagGCTAGAAATGTTTAATAGCAACCAAAATCTAAAGGAtgctttaattttattaaaaatttggctTCATCAAAGGAGATTAGATGTG GGCCCTATATGTTTCTCCGGTTATTTAATGTCGATGTTCATcgtttatttgatgaaaaacaagAAGCTGAATCGGCATATGAGCAGTTACCAAATCATTCGAAATGTTTGGGTAGCTCTTG ATCAAAGTAATTGGCACATTAATGGAATTTCCTTATTCGATTTCACCGATGAGACTCGGCATTTTTTCGAGTCATTTCAGCAAGCGTATGATGTCGTTTTTATTGATGCAACCGGAAATGCGAATGTGGCTTCATCGTTGGATTTAAACATTTACTTATTG GTTAAATCAGAAAGTAAATATGCGGTGGAGTGCTTAGATAATCAAGCTGCCAATTTTTATGCGGCTTTGTTCATGACTCCGTTATCATTGCCTCAATATTGCGATCAGATTTTATG ttttaaaaattcgtctgTTATTgagaaaactgttgaaaaacaTTCTGATTTGCAAGTTCGTCTAGATTTAAGACAAGATTCATTaatccagttttcaaaaattattactaaTTTACTAAAGAAGGCACTCGGAGatagaataattcaaatttttccatttttcgcaTCCGATTCATCTAGCTGGTCAATATTTCAACCGATGCCTCGTTCTGGAGGTGTAAGTTTTGGTATAAGAATTAATCCAGAGTTTGCCCTCAATATCATTGATAAGGGACCGGTGGCTAATCTTCCAGAG gctgaagaatttcgtaaattttggggAGAAAAATCAGAATTACGAAGATTTAAAGATGGAAACGTTTGCGAGACTGTTCCTTGGGCATCATCTACTGATTCTTTGAAGCAAAAGCGATCAATTGTGCGAAACGTggtaaaatatattatgaagAAAACTTTGCAAATTGAGGATCAACTGTATATTTATGTTCTCGATCAAGTGGAAGATGCAGTTTATGATAGTTTG aaagatatttttgaaattaaaggaaCGATTGAAGAAATAACATTGAACGTATTATCCTCTTTTGATAACCTGTCAAAACAGCTGAGAGAATTGGATGACGAGATTCCTCTGCCAATTACGTCCATTCAAGGGACCTCTCCAGTGTTTAGATACTCCGATCCATTTCCTGTATTACCAAATGCAACCACCACTCTAAAAAAAGCGCAAACTTGTGTCAATGATGTAtccatttttgacgaaaatcaaGTTGTAAAATATATACCTTATTATGTTCCGGTTCTTGAAG GTACCATACATTTTGCTTTAAGTAACAAGTGGCCTGAGGACTTGGGTGCTATTCGAAGTTTACAAACAGCATTCTATATAAAACTATCTGGAATTATTAAACAAAAATTCGGTTTTGTTTCTGTGCCTTATAACACCCACCTCGACGTATTAAAA GATGGTTTCATTTTCCGTTTGCAAATATCCAATAACAATGAAATTACTGCCGTGAAACGCTTAGTAAATGATGAAGGACTGATTGAATACCGTGATAACGAAGAATCTtggtatttagaaaaaaaagtaatacagTTGCCAACTCTCAACAGCGCCATTCATGG ATTACATCAACAATTCCCCGCTTTTGGCACTACTTGTACAATTTCCAAACGTTGGCTCAGATGTCACTTAATTGATGATCATCATTTTCCTGATATATGTGTTGATCTCCTAGTTTCTTATTTATTCTTGTACCCACAGCCTTATTTTACTGCTCATCAGCCTCAAACCATGTTCATTaggtttttaaatttactttcaTCTGGTAACTGGCATATTGAACCTGTGGTTGTTAATTTCAATAACGAATTAtcaa GAGAAGATATTGTTGaaatagattcattttttaatttgaatcggTCGAGTTTACCCGCTTTATTTATAGTAACGCCATTTGATAAATCTGGAATTACGTGGACGAAGGAAGAACCATCTCTGATTATTTTGAATAGGGTAGCTAAACTAGCGAATGCTGCTCTACGTTCATTGGAAGCTTCTCTATTTTTGAACAATAGTTGTGAATCAATCCTG aaaatttttagacctCCTCTGAAAGGTTATGATCTATTGATTTGGACAAAACACGAAATAAACCCTTTACGGTGGCTGACTATCGGAGCTGATAAAAATTCTTTACCGCCGATTAAAACCTCGCCAGAATATGATCAGttaccaattttggattttcatccAGTCAAGttatttgtcaacgaattgcgG GAAAATTACAGggaattttgtatatttttgtatgATTTCTATGGCGGAAATGTAATTGGAGCTGTATTGAAACCAGACGTTCATCTACCGAAGGAATTCAAA gtttccaaCATGAAGTGTCGCAAATTAGTTGATGGaaaattagtttttgatattGACGCTTTAATTGACGATTTTTACATTCAAGGAAAAGGAATTGTttctcacattgaaaaaaataacgaaaataaataa